The nucleotide sequence GATGCTGGTCCGGGGCCCGTTCGACGTGGCCCACTCGCCTCACCCGCTGATGCTGCCCACCCGGTCGGCCGCACGCGTCGTCACGATCCACGACCTCGACTTCCTCACCCACCCCGAGCGCACCCGGGGTGAAGTCCAGCGCGATTACCCGCGCCTCGTGCGTCAGCACGCCCAGCGCGCCGACCACATCGTCGTCATTTCGGCCTACACCGCTGGCGAGGTCCACCAGCAGCTCGACGTGCCACACGCCAGCCTCACCGTCTGCCGACCCGGGGCCCCCGACTGGAAGCCACGCGCGTCGGTGCCCGAGGAAGGCCCGATCCTCTTCGTCGGCACGCTCGAGCCGCGGAAGAACGTCGGCGGCCTCCTCGACGGGTACGCCCGTCTGCTCGAAGGCGGTGAGCCGGCACCCGACCTCGTCCTGGTCGGCGCGCGTACCTCGGCGGCCAAACCCTGGCTCGACCGCCTCGCGCGGCCGCCACTGGCCGGCCGCGTGCAGTACCTGGGCTATGTGTCGGAAACCGAGCGACGGCGGTTGTTCGAGGCCGCCCGCCTGCTCGTGCTGCCGTCGTACGACGAGGGCTTCGGTCTGCCGGTCCTCGAAGCGATGACCGTCGGCGTGCCGGTCGTCGCGTCCGGTCGTGGCGCGCTCCCCGAGGTGCTCGGCGATGCGGGGCTCCTCGTGGAGCCCGACGATGCCGACGGACTCGCCAGCGCGATGGCGCGGCTGTTGTTCGACCGCGAGGCGGCGACGCGGGCTGCCGCGCGCGGCATCCGGCGGTCGATCGGGTTCGACTGGCGCGCGACGGCGGAAGCCCTGCGCAGCGCCTACGAGCACGCCATGGCCCTGAAGCGTCGTCGCGACATGGCGTTCTCCCGACTCCCCTAGCCCACCGATGCGCATCGCGATCGACGCGCGGGAGATCGCCGACCGGCCGACCGGCGTGGGGCGGTACCTCGCTGAACTGCTGGCCCGGTGGACGCGCGACCGCGACCTGCGCGACGTCGAGTGTCTGCTGCTGCTTCCGCGCAGGCCGGACCGACCCAGGACGTACCTCGGCACCGGCGGCGCGTCGGTGCGCGAGGTCATCGTCCCCGGGCGCGTGGCGGGCACGGCCTGGGAGCAGGGGCGGCTCGCGCTGGCGGTGGCACGGTCGCGCGCCGACGTGCTCTTCGCTCCGGCCTACACCGCGCCGCTCGCCTCGCGCGCGCCGACGGTGGTCGCCGTGCACGACGTGAGCTACTGGGCGCATCCCGAATGGTTCCGCTGGCGCGAGGGCCTGCGGCGCCGCTGGGTCAGCCGATGGGCCGCTCGACGCGCCCGGGCGGTGTTGACGCTCACCGAGACCTCCAAGCTCGACGTCGTCGCGTGGCTCGGCGTCGACGACGCCAGGGTGCACGTCATCAACCCGGCCGTCGACAGTCATCCGTCGTTCGGCGCGCCGCCCGAGGTCCCAGTGCGCGCGGCCCGGGCACCGCGCGTGTTGTACGTCGGCTCCATCTTCAATCGGCGGCACGTCCCGGCGCTCGTCGCGGCGGTTGGCCGGCTTCGCAGCCACGGGCGCGAGGTGGGCCTCGACATCGTCGGCGAGAACCGGACCTTTCCCTTCGAGGACATCGACGGGATCGTCGCGCGGGCCGGGCTCGCCCCGGTGGTTCGGCGACGAGACTACGTGCCGCACGACGAACTGGGTCGCTTGTACGCCGAGGCGAGGGTCTTCGCGTTCCTGTCGTCGTACGAAGGGTTCGGACTGACGCCGCTCGAGGCGTTGAGGGCCGGAGTCGTGCCGCTGGTGCTCGACACGCCGGTGGCCCGCGAGGCGTACGGCCCGGCCGCGTTCTACGTGCCAGACGTGTCGCCGGACACCGTGGCCGCCGGCCTCGCCCGGCTGCTCGACGACGACGCGGCGCGCGACGAGGTGTTGTCGGCGGCCCCGACGACCCTCGGGCGGTACTCCTGGGACCGGGCCGCGCGCGAGACGATGGCCGTCCTGCGCGGGAGCGTGCGGTGACTCGTCCGGCCTCCCTGGACATCGTCATCGTCACCTTCAACAGCCGGAACGA is from Acidobacteriota bacterium and encodes:
- a CDS encoding glycosyltransferase family 4 protein is translated as MRIAIDAREIADRPTGVGRYLAELLARWTRDRDLRDVECLLLLPRRPDRPRTYLGTGGASVREVIVPGRVAGTAWEQGRLALAVARSRADVLFAPAYTAPLASRAPTVVAVHDVSYWAHPEWFRWREGLRRRWVSRWAARRARAVLTLTETSKLDVVAWLGVDDARVHVINPAVDSHPSFGAPPEVPVRAARAPRVLYVGSIFNRRHVPALVAAVGRLRSHGREVGLDIVGENRTFPFEDIDGIVARAGLAPVVRRRDYVPHDELGRLYAEARVFAFLSSYEGFGLTPLEALRAGVVPLVLDTPVAREAYGPAAFYVPDVSPDTVAAGLARLLDDDAARDEVLSAAPTTLGRYSWDRAARETMAVLRGSVR
- a CDS encoding glycosyltransferase family 4 protein — encoded protein: MRIVVDYRPALRQRSGVGEYIHRLVNAFAAGPGKHHDIVLFSSSLKHQVDPAALAGVRVANRRVPVRVLNRLWHRLGWPPVEMLVRGPFDVAHSPHPLMLPTRSAARVVTIHDLDFLTHPERTRGEVQRDYPRLVRQHAQRADHIVVISAYTAGEVHQQLDVPHASLTVCRPGAPDWKPRASVPEEGPILFVGTLEPRKNVGGLLDGYARLLEGGEPAPDLVLVGARTSAAKPWLDRLARPPLAGRVQYLGYVSETERRRLFEAARLLVLPSYDEGFGLPVLEAMTVGVPVVASGRGALPEVLGDAGLLVEPDDADGLASAMARLLFDREAATRAAARGIRRSIGFDWRATAEALRSAYEHAMALKRRRDMAFSRLP